In Sphingobacterium zeae, one genomic interval encodes:
- the istA gene encoding IS21 family transposase yields MYKVAMYNTIKTLLSHGKSIREIASELGMCRKTVSRIQKALERGLEEPLPQVRPKLLDDYLDDIQVYKEMGLSAILIHQRLHEQHGLDISYPSVARSIERLKKQEVFVPLHSDPGEEAQVDFGYMGTFRRNGRPVKVWVFSMVLSHSRYSFYKLVTSQRVDEFLDCHIKAFEYFGGVPRTVKLDNLKSGVTIPDLYEPELQRRYSEFLSYYSCAGIACRPRRPQDKGKVESSIKYVKNNFFKGLRWQWL; encoded by the coding sequence ATGTATAAAGTGGCAATGTATAATACGATAAAAACACTGCTATCCCACGGGAAATCGATACGGGAGATAGCATCAGAACTTGGGATGTGCCGCAAGACCGTTTCCCGGATACAGAAAGCCCTTGAGCGTGGGCTAGAGGAACCTTTGCCTCAGGTAAGGCCAAAGCTGCTGGACGATTATCTCGATGACATTCAGGTATATAAGGAGATGGGACTGAGCGCTATACTTATCCACCAGCGCCTGCATGAGCAGCACGGTTTAGATATATCTTATCCCAGTGTCGCCAGAAGTATCGAGAGATTAAAGAAGCAGGAGGTTTTTGTGCCGCTGCACAGCGATCCGGGAGAAGAAGCGCAGGTGGATTTCGGATATATGGGTACTTTCCGCAGGAATGGCCGCCCTGTAAAAGTATGGGTGTTTTCCATGGTTCTCTCCCATAGCCGTTACAGCTTTTATAAACTGGTGACCAGCCAGCGGGTGGACGAATTTCTGGACTGCCATATCAAAGCTTTCGAGTATTTTGGGGGTGTTCCGCGAACTGTCAAACTTGACAACCTGAAATCTGGGGTGACCATTCCGGATCTTTACGAACCGGAGCTCCAGCGCAGGTATTCTGAATTTCTTTCCTACTACAGCTGTGCAGGAATTGCGTGCAGGCCACGCCGTCCACAGGACAAGGGCAAAGTTGAATCATCTATCAAATATGTAAAAAACAATTTTTTTAAAGGGCTTCGATGGCAATGGCTATGA